The DNA segment GATTTTGAAGCCAAAGATTGAAAAGTAGTGTGCCGAATCTAATAGTCATCTCCGTATTTTTTAAAACTTTTCTATGTTTATTTCTTTTTAATCATATTTAGAACATTTTATGGGCAAActttatgttggtttttgaaTGACTATGTTGTGTGGTTTATCTTCGTGAACTTTATATTAATAAGAGATGACATTATAAATCAGATTTTTCGTAATTTGTatttaatttatgttttttttctatGATATGACATGATGTTACTTTTTTAACAACTATGTATTATGTTTTGTGTTTATTGTGGTATTCCATTGTTATATCAATTCAAGATGATATTATTAAACACTATATTGTGTTATGTCTTAATAACATTCTTATTAtattaaagttttatttaaaatcttAACCCGTTTCCATTATTAAAAAAAAgcataatatttatattaaagtTGTAATGTTGGAATGTTGCCATATAAACCAAACTTATATTTGGTAAATACTAAgcataatatttatattaaagtTTGAATGTTGGAAAGTCATTTATATATAGTAACTTTTATcggttttttaaatttaatttcaaaaggattaTTTAAACTGTTGACTTTCCAATATTAAGAAATTAATCATTAAATATCATAATGAATATACTTAAATGTTCACATTACAAATGTTTCcttaaaaacaaattttacaaCATATAAATCTCTTCATCTCATTTCAACTCATTTGTAGTTTTGTGTTCAACGACAACATCCCTTTCACTACAAGGGTATTGTAAGCCAGTTTGAACAAACGATTACTTTCTTATTCCAAAAACTTATTCCGCAATGTATAAACGGTTAAAGCATGATTCCAATACTTCGGGAAATCAATCAAACCAGGGAAACACTTCAGGTTGTGTTTTTTGATTTATCTTTCACATTATTATGTttgtttatatataataataattttaattagAATGTAATTCATTTTTCTTTATTACAATGATAGCCACTTCAAGAAAATGCAAGTGTAGATCTTCATTTATCTCCAATAATGAAGTTAATATAAACAACTCAACAGGTAACACTTTTTAGATTATTGTGATGTTAGTCTATTTTGTATATCTAGAATAACCACCTAGATATGCGATATTTATGTTATGTCTCTTTTATTTAGATGTTGCGGCTGTTATCTCAAGAAGTCCTTTTTCAGACATTACCAATGGTATTGAACTAGTCTCATTTACTAACTTATGTTCCTaatatttaaattttatttaaaaatgtaTATCGATTTTATAGTTGTCAATTGATTTGAAGGCCCAAACTatgtattaaatattaaatataagcTATAAACTAAAACTAGAACAGGTAGATATTTATAAACACGGTTAGATAGTAGCCGTCTAAACTACATAGAGATCGTAACTATCAAACATGTTAACCACATACAAAACAACTTTTAACACTACATAACTTACGCTACCTTACTTCATTAGCCAAAACAACAATATGTTATGCTTCTACGTGATTCAAAGTTTCAAACATTACCACTAGCGGAAAACATTGGCAAGGAACAAAACACCAATATCTGGAAAGTACTGGAACTTGCAATGATCACCTTCTTTTATGTTGTTATCTTTAAGCCATTTCGCCCAGCCTTTTACAACGTACTTGATACTGTTTTTATTTGGCTCCGCCCTAACATCATGTTTTGTCTTGACATTCTGCCTGTTGGCGATCTTAACTTTCAATGTTTCGTCAATTCCTGTGATCCGTGCTACCGCAACTAGTATGCgctataagtttcaaaacatattaATAATTTCCATTAATGATgtcaaatatttaaaaaaaatacaaaacttCTTCAAATTATGTAAACATATTAGACGCCTATTAACATATAATTTTGTCTGAACTTACAAAGCGTTTGGTGTATGGCACAATGAATAGCAGCGGACcagtttcatcatcatcaaactcatCTGATTCAGCCAAAGAGTCTTCAGAATCTGATAtaaccacaacattgttttcagCTCCGGCCATTCTAAGAAACAGTTCAAAGGTTGACCCATTTTAAATAAAACATAGACTCATAACATATAATGCAATCTTTTTGATGTAGTTTAAAGTAATGTTAGTTGACTAACTTTCATTAACTTCACACAGTTTAAAGACATTAGAAGTAATCCTAACAAACTTTGTTGTTCCATTTCATCTTACCCAATAAATGGATTGACC comes from the Helianthus annuus cultivar XRQ/B chromosome 4, HanXRQr2.0-SUNRISE, whole genome shotgun sequence genome and includes:
- the LOC118491284 gene encoding uncharacterized protein LOC118491284; the encoded protein is MAGAENNVVVISDSEDSLAESDEFDDDETGPLLFIVPYTKRFRILVAVARITGIDETLKVKIANRQNVKTKHDVRAEPNKNSIKYVVKGWAKWLKDNNIKEGDHCKFQYFPDIGVLFLANVFR